The DNA window GATTGCAACGGTATGTATAGGAGTTGCTTTCATTTCATTTGTACTGGGTTATACGCTTGTCGGCTATATATTTAGTATAATGGTGATTCTTGCTGCGGGTGTAGCACTAATGGGATATTGTATAGGCTGCACGATTCGTTATCGATATATGATGTGGAAATATAAAAGAAAAAAACACGCTGCATAAACAAAGCCTCGAGAAGGCTTTGTTTTTTTATGTTCATTTGTATGCGCTATCAATAAGTTTGATCATCATAATGAGTGAAAGCAGGTGTTATAAGAGCCTGTACCCTTTAAAAACCTTTGTTGACAAAGTAAGGTAAACAAATTAAACTTTTTATGATAATAATAATCGTTACGATTTAAAGGAGGGATTTATATGAGAAAAAAGATAAGTCTGCTGTCCCTAACACTTGTTACGATAGGTATGCTGGCTGCATGTTCGGGTAACTCCGCGAGTACCGAAGAAAAGAGTGAAAAGAAATCACTTGCTTTTGTATCGAATTTTCCAAGCGACACGCTCGACCCGCAGTTAAATTATACAACTGTACGAGCCGGCATTGCTGAAACGCTAGTAAAAGTTAATGAGCAATTACAGATTGAACCGTGGCTTTCAAAAAAGTGGAAAACAGAAGATGGTGGAACGACCTGGGTATTTGAGATCAGAGAAGGGATTGGGTTTCAAAATGGCAAGGCTCTGAATGCTGAAGCCGTGAAACATTCGTTAGAAAGAACGATAAAAGAAAGCGAAGCAATGAAGAGTGCACTTAAAATTAAAGAAATGAAAGCCAATGGCCAAATCTTAACCATTACAACAAAAGAGCCGCTTGCCACGCTGCCTTCTGAACTTGTTCACCCAAACACGGCAATTATTGATGTTGATGCTCCAGATATAAAAAATAAACCAGTGGGAACGGGGCCATTTAAAGTAGCTTCGTTTAAACCGGATACTGCAATAAAAGTAAAAAAATACAAAGAATACTGGGGCGGAGAACCAAAATTGGATGAAGTTATGTTAACATTTAATGATGATGAAAATGCACGAACGTCCGCCTTGCAATCAGGTGAAGCCGATATCGTGTACCGCCCGGCTATTGAAAGCTTAAATACATTAAAACAAGATTCTTCAATTGTAGTAGATATACAGCCGAGCCTCAGAAATCAAATGCTTTTCTATAATTCAAGGAAAGAAGCGTTTAAAGATAAAAATGTGAGAAAAGCGTTTGATGTATTACTAAATCCAAAAGATGTTGTCGACACAGCGCTTGCAGGTCAAGGGTCAGCAGCAAAAGGTCCATTTTTAGAGAGTTTGGATTTTTCGAACGATCAAAAAACTAAAACCTATGGAACGAGTGAAGCTCAAAAATATTTAGAAAAAGCCGGTTATACACTCAAGGATGGAAAAACAATAAAAAATGGAAAACAGCTTTCATTTAAGCTTGTTACATACCCTTATCGTCCAGAACTGCCATTAATGTCACAAATGCTTCAGTCAGAAGCAAAAAAGATTGGTGTAAAAATAGATATTCAACAAGTTGAAAATATGGATGAGTATATGACAACAAAAGATGATTGGGGAATGGTTACATATAGTCTAGTAACCGCGCCTCGAGGAGACGCAGGATATTTCTTTAATGCTCTTTATATGGAGGGAGGAGCATTTAATGTAGGGCATTTTCATGAACCAGCATTAACTTCCATTATTGCTGAGCTTAACAAAACGGTTGATCAAAAACAGCGCAATAAATTAGCGAGACAAGCTGGAGAAATAGTAGAAAAGGAAACGCTGCATTCTTCGATTGTTCATCCGAATAATTTTGTAGCCTATAGAGACAATGTGAAAAATTGGGTTACAACTAAAAGTGAATACTATGTTATAACAAAGGATTTAGATGTGAAGTAGATATGGAATTAATTGGTAAAAGAATAATAGAATTACTCATCTTTTTAGTTATACTATCGTTTCTCAGCTTTGTTTTAATGAAGCTAGCTCCAGGAGATCCCGTCAAGCAAATGCTTCGCGTAGACGACGTGGCAGTCTCTGAGGAACAAATGAATAACTTGAGAACAGAGCTAGGGTTTAACGAACCTGTATATATTCAATATGTAAAGTGGCTGAAGCGCTTTTTTCAGTTTGATTTAGGATCTTCGTATATGACAAAAGAGCCTGTCATCGATGAATTGGTGGAGAAGTTTCCGTCTACGCTGCGCTTGACGGTTGCATCTTTGGTTGTGATGCTGTTAATAGCTGTGCCACTGGGGACGCTATCAGCACTATATCCGAATAAGTGGATTGATTATCTCAGCAGAAGTATTTCCTTAATTGGAGCATCTATTCCAAGCTTTTGGCTCGGCCTTTTGTTTATACAGCTGTTCTCCGTGCGTCTTCAATGGCTTCCTTCAATGGGTACAGGCACAGCAGCTCATCTTGTGCTGCCTTCTTTAACGCTTGGTTTTGCCATGTCCGCTGTGTATATGCGAATGATTAGAGCTAGTCTGTTAGAAGGACTGAAACAAGATTTTGTACGATCTGCTCGAGCAAGAGGAATAAGTGAAAGCCGCATTTTTATTTTCCACGCGTTCCGGTATAGCTTAACACCCATCCTTACCATTTTAGGGACGAGCTTAGGCAGTTTACTTGGAGGAACGGTCATTATTGAAGTGCTTTTTGCTTATCCTGGCATTGGAAAATTAGTTATTGATGCCATTATGAATCGTGATTATCCTGTGATTCAAGGATACATCTTGTGGATGGGCCTGTTTGTTGTTTTAATCAATTCACTTGTGGATTTGAGCTACAAATATGTAAATCCCCAGCTCTATGTAAAGGGAGGGGATAAAACGTGAAAAAGCCTCAGCTTCCTTTTGTAGTGATAAGCGTGTGTGTTATTGCGCTCATTCTATTTTATCTGTTCGGCAGTCAGCTAACACCAACGGATCCCACACAAGTCAACATGCAAGATCGGCTTCAAAAAGCCACCTCTGATCACTGGCTAGGGACTGATCACTTAGGCAGAGATCTTTTTTCACGAATCATAGCTGGAGCTCAGACCACGATTGGGACTAGTTTTCTTGTCTTAGCTCTTTCTCTTTTGGTTGGAGTACCTGTTGGTTTAGTTTCAGGGTATATTGGAGGAAAGATAGATCGCTTTTTAATGAGAATTGTAGATGCTTTTTTAGCTTTTCCTGATTATATTGCAGCAATCGTCTTAAGCGGGCTGTTAGGGCCTGGATTATTCAATTTAATTGCCGCGATGGTTATCGTGAAGTGGGTTAGTTATGCAAGGGTAGTGCGCAGTATTGTACTTCAAGAAAAGTCAAAAGAATATGTGCTGATCGCTAAATTAAACGGAGTGGGAGTGTTTCATTTAATCCTACGCCATTTTCTTCCCCATGTGGGAGGACATATTCTTGTTCTTGCTACGCTGGATATAGGGAAAATTATTTTAATGATGGCTTCATTATCCTATATTGGACTAGGGGCTCAGCCTCCAACTCCGGAATGGGGAACGATGCTAAATGAAGGCAGGGCCTATTTTTACAATGCTCCGCAGCTAATGTTCATACCAGGAGCGGCCATTATTTTATTTGTGCTAACGTTTACAGCTTTAGGTGAATATATTCGAGGGAAATATCAAGTTAATCGGTAAAAGAGGTGATGGTCATCGTTTTAGAAGTAAAACATCTAGCCATTCATAATAAAACAACACACATTGTAAAAGACGTTTCTCTTACAATCGAACAAGGACAGTGGATGGCGCTCGTTGGAGAAAGCGGAAGCGGGAAAAGTATCACTGCTGCTTCGATAGGAGGACTGCTGCCGTCAGGTGTAACGCTTAAAGGAGGCTCTATTACCTTTAATCGGAAAGGAAACGCTTCTCATCATCAGCCTATCCTTGGAAAAGATATTTCGTATATCTTTCAAGATTACCGAAGCGCATTTACTCCTTTTTTAACAATTGGAAAGCAGTTTGATGAAACGATTCGTACACATAGTAAACTGGCTAAAAAAGACAGGAAAGCCGCCATTTTTCAGGCTCTAAAAGCTGTGAATTTACCCAATGAACGTGTATATAAAAGCTATGCTTCTCAGCTGAGCGGGGGACAGCTTCAGCGAGCTGCGATTGCTTTAGCGTTGATGATGAAGCCTGCCTTGATTATCGCAGATGAACCAACTACTGCTTTAGATAGCGTGGCAGCAGCTGAAGTTCTTCAGCTGCTGCACAAGCTGAAAGAAGAAGCAGGTTGTGCCATTTTGTTTATTACCCATGATTTGCGTCATGTGCGGAAATATGCAGACCGGGCAGCTATTATGTTAGCAGGAGAAATCGTGGAAGAAAATGGTATCGAATCTCTGCTTCATGCTCCGCATCACTTTTATACGAAAAAACTGTTTAACGCCATTCCTTCTTTACAAGAAACGCCTGATCGACTGTTAGATACGCAGAAAAAAGTGTTGATATAGGAGTAAGATATGAAAGAAAAAAGTATATTACGTGTCACGCAGCTTGTGAAACAGTATAAAGACATCAAAGCGCTAAATAATGTTTCTCTGCATATCGATAAAGGGGAATGCGTAGGGATTGTCGGAGAAAGTGGAAGCGGAAAAAGTACGCTTGTAAAAAGCGTGCTAAGGTTAACAGAGATTCAGCAGGGGGAAGTATGGTTTGCAGAGAAGCCTCTTCACAGGTTAAAAGGAAAAAAACTGCAGCACGCTCGTCTAGGCATGCAAGTTGTATTTCAAAACCCCGCGGCTTCTTTTAATCCGAAAGTAAAAATCATCGATTCTTTGCTCGAGCCTTTGCGTCAGCAGCGCACCATTCCTTCATTTTTATCTCATGTGAACAGGAATGAAAAAGAAATCGCTTTTTATTTGTTAGAAAAAGTCGGGATCAGCGCAGAATATGCGCTGAGT is part of the Priestia aryabhattai genome and encodes:
- a CDS encoding ABC transporter ATP-binding protein encodes the protein MMVIVLEVKHLAIHNKTTHIVKDVSLTIEQGQWMALVGESGSGKSITAASIGGLLPSGVTLKGGSITFNRKGNASHHQPILGKDISYIFQDYRSAFTPFLTIGKQFDETIRTHSKLAKKDRKAAIFQALKAVNLPNERVYKSYASQLSGGQLQRAAIALALMMKPALIIADEPTTALDSVAAAEVLQLLHKLKEEAGCAILFITHDLRHVRKYADRAAIMLAGEIVEENGIESLLHAPHHFYTKKLFNAIPSLQETPDRLLDTQKKVLI
- the nikA gene encoding nickel ABC transporter substrate-binding protein, translating into MRKKISLLSLTLVTIGMLAACSGNSASTEEKSEKKSLAFVSNFPSDTLDPQLNYTTVRAGIAETLVKVNEQLQIEPWLSKKWKTEDGGTTWVFEIREGIGFQNGKALNAEAVKHSLERTIKESEAMKSALKIKEMKANGQILTITTKEPLATLPSELVHPNTAIIDVDAPDIKNKPVGTGPFKVASFKPDTAIKVKKYKEYWGGEPKLDEVMLTFNDDENARTSALQSGEADIVYRPAIESLNTLKQDSSIVVDIQPSLRNQMLFYNSRKEAFKDKNVRKAFDVLLNPKDVVDTALAGQGSAAKGPFLESLDFSNDQKTKTYGTSEAQKYLEKAGYTLKDGKTIKNGKQLSFKLVTYPYRPELPLMSQMLQSEAKKIGVKIDIQQVENMDEYMTTKDDWGMVTYSLVTAPRGDAGYFFNALYMEGGAFNVGHFHEPALTSIIAELNKTVDQKQRNKLARQAGEIVEKETLHSSIVHPNNFVAYRDNVKNWVTTKSEYYVITKDLDVK
- a CDS encoding ABC transporter ATP-binding protein, whose protein sequence is MKEKSILRVTQLVKQYKDIKALNNVSLHIDKGECVGIVGESGSGKSTLVKSVLRLTEIQQGEVWFAEKPLHRLKGKKLQHARLGMQVVFQNPAASFNPKVKIIDSLLEPLRQQRTIPSFLSHVNRNEKEIAFYLLEKVGISAEYALSYPHELSGGQLQRVAIARAISVGPSLVLLDEPTASLDVTVQAKILNLLKDLQETFQLSYLFISHDLAAVKFMSSRMVVMQQGEVIDQFERARLFDENRHPYTKKLVRLFE
- the nikC gene encoding nickel transporter permease — protein: MKKPQLPFVVISVCVIALILFYLFGSQLTPTDPTQVNMQDRLQKATSDHWLGTDHLGRDLFSRIIAGAQTTIGTSFLVLALSLLVGVPVGLVSGYIGGKIDRFLMRIVDAFLAFPDYIAAIVLSGLLGPGLFNLIAAMVIVKWVSYARVVRSIVLQEKSKEYVLIAKLNGVGVFHLILRHFLPHVGGHILVLATLDIGKIILMMASLSYIGLGAQPPTPEWGTMLNEGRAYFYNAPQLMFIPGAAIILFVLTFTALGEYIRGKYQVNR
- the nikB gene encoding nickel ABC transporter permease; amino-acid sequence: MELIGKRIIELLIFLVILSFLSFVLMKLAPGDPVKQMLRVDDVAVSEEQMNNLRTELGFNEPVYIQYVKWLKRFFQFDLGSSYMTKEPVIDELVEKFPSTLRLTVASLVVMLLIAVPLGTLSALYPNKWIDYLSRSISLIGASIPSFWLGLLFIQLFSVRLQWLPSMGTGTAAHLVLPSLTLGFAMSAVYMRMIRASLLEGLKQDFVRSARARGISESRIFIFHAFRYSLTPILTILGTSLGSLLGGTVIIEVLFAYPGIGKLVIDAIMNRDYPVIQGYILWMGLFVVLINSLVDLSYKYVNPQLYVKGGDKT